A region from the Nostoc sp. HK-01 genome encodes:
- a CDS encoding FHA domain containing protein has product MPSLNLAIARLINTGTDSFAIWVVKAPYPSGYVLRDCVWPSELNQIWQEWQQMFAGHSGLNVTANTAAQPANPLSFNLGSTNSGHMPGYGGRLMQYLGLYLWRWVFDGPILNSLERSCGMAMGQNTRLRFQLEIRDPDLIALPWEIMQRQPGQSAISLAQDLLFSRTTSEVEPLPFLRTDQAINILLVLGHDENLQLEQEAIILQQILENKPQINHNYSVFAPCMVKTLIQPTPQELIQELETKAYNVFFYAGHGLPGPDGGLLFLRPSKTLNGIELAQVLTRSGLKLAVFNACWGAQPAAVNHQAIPASSLAEVLIRHGVPAVLGMRDVIADHESHSFIKAFAAALRSRKPIDEAVAEARQEMLTLYKFNQPAWTLPVLYLHPDFNGELVKSIDEGITELPDISIVNINIATSKACLRSLAPGGRTCFLRAGVTRIGRTQDNDIVIPEPSVSKRHAEILCRNTFAGTTPVQTYYLQDLSTYGTTWCLSSNGWQQILREEVPLQSGSKLKFGNSSNETWEFVIEN; this is encoded by the coding sequence ATGCCATCCCTGAACTTAGCGATCGCCCGTCTCATCAATACTGGCACAGATAGCTTTGCCATTTGGGTGGTCAAAGCCCCCTATCCTAGTGGCTATGTTCTGCGTGACTGTGTATGGCCTTCAGAACTAAATCAAATTTGGCAAGAGTGGCAGCAAATGTTTGCTGGACACAGCGGTTTAAATGTTACAGCCAACACAGCAGCGCAACCTGCAAACCCTCTGTCGTTTAACTTAGGTTCGACAAATTCGGGCCACATGCCTGGTTACGGTGGTCGTCTAATGCAATACTTAGGGCTATATTTGTGGCGTTGGGTGTTTGATGGGCCAATTCTCAACAGTCTCGAACGCAGTTGTGGAATGGCGATGGGACAGAATACACGTTTGCGCTTTCAACTAGAAATTCGTGATCCAGATTTGATCGCCTTGCCTTGGGAAATTATGCAGCGTCAACCCGGACAATCAGCAATTTCTCTCGCCCAAGATTTGCTATTTAGCCGCACTACAAGTGAAGTTGAACCGTTGCCATTCTTACGCACGGATCAGGCTATTAATATCTTGCTGGTTTTAGGTCATGATGAAAACTTGCAACTCGAACAAGAAGCAATTATTTTGCAACAAATTCTGGAGAATAAACCGCAAATAAACCATAATTACTCAGTATTTGCTCCTTGTATGGTGAAAACGCTGATTCAACCAACGCCACAAGAGTTGATTCAAGAATTAGAAACTAAGGCTTACAATGTCTTTTTTTACGCTGGTCATGGATTGCCTGGCCCAGATGGAGGACTGTTGTTTTTACGTCCTAGCAAGACACTCAATGGCATAGAATTAGCGCAAGTATTAACTCGGAGTGGACTAAAATTAGCTGTTTTTAACGCTTGTTGGGGAGCGCAACCAGCAGCAGTTAATCACCAAGCAATTCCCGCCAGTAGTTTAGCGGAAGTACTAATTCGTCATGGTGTACCAGCAGTTTTGGGAATGCGAGATGTAATTGCTGACCATGAAAGTCACAGTTTTATTAAAGCTTTTGCGGCAGCTTTGCGATCGCGCAAGCCAATTGATGAAGCTGTGGCGGAAGCACGACAAGAAATGTTAACACTGTATAAGTTCAACCAACCAGCTTGGACTTTACCAGTTCTGTATTTACATCCAGATTTCAATGGCGAACTTGTTAAAAGCATTGATGAGGGAATTACAGAGTTACCAGATATTTCAATTGTCAATATAAATATTGCTACTTCTAAAGCTTGTTTGCGATCGCTCGCCCCAGGAGGTAGAACTTGCTTTTTGCGAGCAGGTGTAACGCGCATTGGTCGTACTCAAGACAATGATATTGTAATTCCCGAACCATCAGTTTCTAAGCGTCATGCCGAAATTTTATGCCGAAATACTTTTGCTGGCACTACTCCAGTACAAACTTATTATTTACAAGATCTCTCAACTTACGGCACAACTTGGTGTTTAAGCTCTAATGGTTGGCAACAAATCCTTCGGGAGGAAGTACCTTTACAATCTGGTAGCAAGTTAAAGTTTGGGAATTCTAGCAATGAAACTTGGGAGTTTGTTATTGAAAATTAA
- a CDS encoding intracellular protease, PfpI family protein translates to MAAKKILMLVGDFVEDYEVMVPFQALQMVGHTVHAVCPNKKAGDKVRTAIHDFEGDQTYSEKPGHNFTLNATFTEVDVNTYDALVIPGGRAPEYIRLNQQVLEITRHFAQTNKPIAAICHGLQLLAAADVLQGKSCTAYPACSPDVRAAGGIYVQIPVDEAVVDGNLVTAPAWPAHSRWLAEFLKVLGTEVEHPEVAKV, encoded by the coding sequence ATGGCAGCTAAGAAAATCTTAATGCTTGTGGGCGATTTTGTGGAAGATTATGAAGTGATGGTTCCTTTCCAAGCTTTGCAAATGGTAGGACACACTGTTCATGCTGTTTGTCCCAACAAAAAAGCAGGTGATAAGGTAAGAACCGCTATTCACGATTTTGAAGGAGACCAAACCTATAGTGAAAAACCTGGTCACAACTTTACTTTGAATGCGACTTTTACCGAGGTAGATGTTAACACATACGATGCGCTTGTAATACCCGGAGGCCGCGCACCAGAATACATACGCTTAAATCAACAGGTGCTAGAAATTACTCGTCACTTTGCTCAAACAAATAAACCTATTGCGGCCATTTGTCATGGCTTGCAGTTATTAGCTGCTGCTGATGTACTGCAAGGTAAAAGTTGTACAGCCTATCCAGCTTGTAGTCCAGATGTGCGTGCTGCTGGTGGTATTTATGTACAAATCCCAGTTGATGAAGCCGTAGTAGATGGAAATCTCGTAACAGCACCAGCTTGGCCTGCACATTCTCGTTGGTTAGCAGAATTTCTGAAAGTACTGGGTACTGAGGTCGAACATCCAGAAGTGGCAAAAGTTTAA
- a CDS encoding NADH dehydrogenase I subunit M yields MLLKSTTRHIRIFAAEIDRDGELVPSNQVLTLDVDPDNEFNWNEDALQKIYRKFDELVESSSGADLTDYNLRRIGSDLEHYLRSLLQKGEISYNLSARVTNYSMGVPQVALDEK; encoded by the coding sequence ATGCTGCTCAAGTCCACAACCCGGCATATCCGCATTTTTGCGGCAGAAATTGACCGGGATGGCGAATTAGTTCCCAGTAATCAAGTTTTAACGTTGGATGTTGACCCAGACAACGAATTTAATTGGAATGAAGATGCTCTACAGAAGATTTATCGTAAGTTTGACGAATTGGTCGAATCTTCTAGTGGTGCAGACCTGACAGACTACAATTTACGTCGCATTGGTTCAGATTTGGAGCATTATTTGCGATCGCTCCTGCAAAAAGGCGAAATCAGCTACAATCTGTCTGCTCGTGTTACCAACTACAGTATGGGAGTTCCACAAGTTGCCTTAGATGAGAAGTAG
- a CDS encoding forkhead-associated protein yields the protein MTGKNARHNAFLRLVSGNTAAFGSESRYALHASKEMVIGRDPSCQIVLDAMTYRMVSRRHAAVRPLSSSPDNKFTWVICDLNSANGTYLNGERFYGCQELQSGDRIALGSDGPQFIFEYDLIPQPTMMTKQNASLPSAANYQNHTQIKQPDSVSFTQLFPIISTGKDLTSKAYLVPGILTVVFVVLMFATVGRPQANQVIVASYIAFVVYYFVYQLCGKQKPWWVLVGTALTTALILLSPVLELFIFVFRGILPGNLPSPQDSTTLTELLVRMFFGAGLMEELLKALPVLGAFVIGRQLPSPWRERIGVWEPLDGILLGTASALGFTLLETLGQYVPDITQNVSQQVGIGAAGQLAGLQLLIPRVLGSVAGHMAYSGYLGYFIGLAVLKPSQSWQILSIGYLSASALHALWNATGSINALLLVIVGVLSYAVLMAAILKARALSPTRSQNFATRFLGPK from the coding sequence ATGACAGGCAAAAACGCAAGACATAACGCTTTTCTGCGGCTGGTGTCTGGTAATACAGCAGCTTTTGGTTCAGAATCTCGTTACGCACTACATGCAAGTAAAGAGATGGTAATTGGACGTGACCCCAGCTGTCAGATTGTCTTGGATGCCATGACATATCGAATGGTATCTCGTCGTCATGCTGCGGTTCGTCCTCTATCTTCGTCTCCAGATAATAAATTTACTTGGGTAATTTGTGATTTAAATAGTGCGAATGGTACTTATCTCAATGGTGAACGTTTTTATGGGTGCCAAGAATTACAATCAGGCGATCGCATTGCTTTAGGTAGTGATGGCCCACAATTTATTTTTGAGTATGACTTAATACCTCAACCGACAATGATGACGAAACAAAACGCATCATTGCCTTCAGCCGCTAACTACCAGAATCACACCCAAATCAAGCAGCCTGATTCAGTTAGCTTTACACAACTTTTTCCGATTATTTCTACTGGTAAGGATTTAACAAGTAAAGCTTACCTTGTCCCAGGAATACTCACAGTAGTTTTTGTTGTGCTAATGTTTGCGACTGTTGGTAGACCCCAGGCTAACCAAGTCATTGTCGCCAGTTATATTGCCTTTGTTGTTTACTACTTTGTTTATCAATTGTGTGGTAAGCAAAAGCCTTGGTGGGTACTGGTTGGTACAGCGCTGACAACAGCATTAATTTTACTGAGTCCTGTCTTAGAATTATTTATCTTTGTGTTTCGCGGTATTCTGCCAGGTAATTTACCTTCACCCCAAGATTCTACTACATTGACTGAGTTGCTAGTACGAATGTTCTTTGGTGCAGGGTTGATGGAAGAATTACTTAAGGCCTTACCTGTACTGGGAGCTTTTGTGATTGGCAGACAATTGCCTTCACCTTGGCGAGAACGCATAGGTGTGTGGGAACCTCTAGATGGCATTCTCCTAGGAACAGCTTCAGCTTTGGGGTTTACTCTGTTAGAAACTCTCGGACAGTATGTACCAGATATCACACAAAATGTTAGTCAACAGGTAGGTATTGGTGCGGCTGGCCAATTAGCCGGCTTACAATTGCTGATTCCTCGCGTTTTAGGCTCTGTTGCTGGTCACATGGCTTATAGTGGCTACCTGGGATATTTTATCGGTTTGGCTGTTCTCAAACCGAGTCAGAGTTGGCAAATTCTCTCGATTGGTTATCTAAGTGCATCCGCACTCCACGCTTTATGGAACGCAACAGGTTCTATTAATGCTTTGTTGTTAGTAATTGTTGGGGTTTTATCTTACGCTGTTTTGATGGCGGCAATTTTAAAGGCAAGGGCATTGTCACCAACGCGATCGCAAAATTTCGCTACTCGCTTTCTCGGCCCCAAATAA